The following proteins come from a genomic window of Salinivibrio kushneri:
- a CDS encoding cytochrome b has protein sequence MTTKTGYDLVMRTLHWLSTIVIIGLFAVGLWMVDLSYYSTWYQTAPHWHKSIGLLLALTTLVRLVWKVTHTMPAVEGKTWERKAATAGHHTIYLLLIILFVSGYLISTSDGRGIDVFTWFTVPSAGELFPNQSDIAGDVHYYVAITLIVLAAGHALMALKHHFIDKDNTLRKMIGGNSK, from the coding sequence ATGACAACGAAAACGGGCTACGATCTGGTGATGCGTACGCTACACTGGCTATCAACGATTGTGATTATCGGCCTTTTCGCTGTTGGTCTCTGGATGGTCGACCTCAGTTATTACAGCACTTGGTACCAGACCGCGCCGCATTGGCATAAATCAATCGGATTGTTACTTGCGCTCACCACGCTGGTCAGATTGGTGTGGAAAGTCACTCACACCATGCCGGCGGTAGAGGGCAAAACGTGGGAACGGAAAGCGGCAACAGCGGGACATCATACAATCTACCTGTTGCTCATCATTTTATTCGTTTCTGGTTATCTGATTTCAACCTCAGATGGCCGAGGCATAGATGTCTTCACCTGGTTTACCGTGCCAAGCGCCGGTGAGCTTTTTCCTAACCAGTCAGACATTGCTGGGGACGTACACTACTACGTTGCCATTACCTTGATTGTGTTGGCCGCCGGCCACGCACTCATGGCACTTAAACACCACTTTATTGATAAAGACAATACGTTACGGAAGATGATCGGAGGAAACTCGAAATGA
- a CDS encoding amino acid ABC transporter permease → MSTPFISEQNAQKTSILYSPAFRSILFQVLSLIAIAAFLYSIVNNTQANLEARGITTGFDFLSEKAGFNISMSLIEYSGSDTYGRTFFVGLLNTVLVSFLGIVLASILGFIIGVARLSSNWLIKKVASAYIEIFRNIPLLLQIFFWYFAVLQTLPSPRNSLSLGEAIFLNVRGLYVPSIGFNPEGYFLLGTLILGVCFTFVTRLWGKTYQAHTGKQVPIGRVALVLCIVAPVVVFLFSRSPITVSMPVLKGFNFSGGITVIPELVALLLALSIYTAAFIAEIVRSGINSVSHGQKEAALSLGIGPVKTLKLIVIPQAMRVIVPPLTSQYLNLTKNSSLAMAIGYPDLVSVFAGTTLNQTGQAIEIIAMTMAVYLTLSLATSLVMNVYNKKVMLTER, encoded by the coding sequence ATGAGCACGCCATTTATTTCAGAACAGAACGCTCAGAAGACGAGCATACTCTATAGCCCCGCTTTCCGATCAATACTTTTTCAAGTCCTATCCCTGATCGCTATTGCGGCATTTCTCTATTCGATTGTTAATAACACACAAGCCAACCTAGAGGCGAGAGGGATCACCACAGGGTTCGACTTTTTATCAGAAAAAGCGGGCTTTAATATCTCTATGTCATTGATTGAATACAGTGGCAGTGACACTTATGGCAGAACGTTTTTTGTCGGTTTGCTCAATACCGTCCTCGTTTCTTTTCTCGGTATTGTATTGGCTTCAATACTCGGGTTCATTATTGGTGTGGCCCGCTTGTCTTCCAACTGGCTAATAAAAAAGGTTGCGTCTGCCTATATCGAGATATTTAGGAATATTCCTTTACTACTGCAAATATTCTTCTGGTATTTTGCGGTGCTACAAACCTTGCCATCTCCTCGAAATAGCTTGAGCTTGGGAGAAGCCATTTTTCTCAATGTGCGAGGTTTGTATGTTCCCTCTATTGGTTTTAACCCTGAAGGATATTTTTTGCTTGGGACCCTTATTCTCGGTGTGTGCTTTACCTTTGTTACGCGTTTGTGGGGGAAAACCTATCAAGCACATACAGGGAAGCAAGTGCCAATAGGGCGCGTCGCGTTGGTGTTGTGTATCGTTGCTCCCGTTGTTGTATTCCTTTTTAGTCGTAGTCCTATCACTGTGAGCATGCCGGTGTTAAAGGGGTTTAATTTCTCTGGTGGTATTACAGTCATCCCCGAATTAGTGGCCTTGTTACTCGCTTTGAGTATTTATACCGCGGCGTTTATCGCAGAGATCGTACGCTCTGGCATTAACTCAGTGAGCCATGGGCAAAAGGAAGCGGCGCTGTCTTTAGGTATTGGCCCTGTGAAGACCTTGAAGCTTATCGTGATCCCTCAGGCCATGCGGGTCATTGTCCCTCCATTAACCAGTCAATATTTAAACCTGACGAAAAACTCTTCACTGGCGATGGCAATCGGGTATCCAGATTTGGTGTCTGTATTTGCCGGAACAACCTTAAACCAAACTGGGCAAGCGATAGAGATCATTGCAATGACAATGGCGGTTTATCTCACACTCAGCCTTGCCACATCGTTGGTCATGAATGTGTACAACAAGAAAGTTATGTTGACGGAAAGGTAG
- a CDS encoding amino acid ABC transporter ATP-binding protein: MDVMNKDYVIEIKKMNKWYGEFHALKDINLKVEKGEKIVICGPSGSGKSTMIRCINHLEEHQKGQITVAGVPLNDNIKNIQAVRDEVGMCFQHFNLFPHLTVLDNCTLAPIWVKKMPKSEAEEIAMQYLERVKIPHQALKFPGQLSGGQQQRVAIARSLCMNPNVMLFDEPTSALDPEMVREVLDVMVELAEGGMTMLCVTHEMGFAKEVADRVIFMDAGEIIEQNTPAEFFNAPQFDRTKQFLDQILSH; this comes from the coding sequence ATGGACGTTATGAATAAAGATTATGTCATTGAAATAAAGAAAATGAACAAGTGGTATGGTGAATTCCATGCGTTGAAAGACATTAACCTTAAAGTTGAAAAAGGCGAGAAGATCGTTATCTGTGGGCCATCTGGCTCGGGAAAATCGACCATGATCCGATGTATTAATCACCTGGAGGAACATCAAAAAGGTCAGATAACCGTTGCGGGTGTGCCCCTGAATGACAATATCAAGAACATCCAAGCGGTACGGGATGAAGTGGGCATGTGTTTCCAGCATTTTAATTTATTTCCCCATCTGACCGTGTTGGATAACTGTACGCTTGCCCCTATTTGGGTGAAAAAAATGCCAAAATCCGAGGCCGAAGAGATCGCCATGCAGTACCTAGAGCGGGTTAAAATTCCTCATCAGGCCTTAAAATTTCCGGGACAGCTCTCCGGCGGCCAGCAACAGCGTGTCGCCATTGCTCGCTCACTGTGTATGAACCCAAATGTCATGTTGTTTGATGAGCCCACATCAGCCCTTGATCCAGAGATGGTACGCGAAGTGTTAGATGTGATGGTGGAATTAGCGGAAGGCGGAATGACCATGCTGTGTGTGACACATGAAATGGGGTTTGCCAAAGAAGTGGCCGACAGGGTGATTTTTATGGACGCAGGGGAAATCATAGAACAAAACACGCCCGCTGAATTTTTTAACGCGCCGCAGTTCGATCGTACTAAGCAGTTCTTGGATCAAATACTTAGCCACTAG
- a CDS encoding amino acid ABC transporter permease, which yields MKKYHFKEDEAPPIDNHGVFYWAKENLFNSPLNVVLTIVVLTALFAVIPPVVSWVIIHADWVGQSPEACSSSGACWAFIGVRWDQFMYGFYPTEELWRPQLFYGTLAILVALLMYDKTPYKRWIGAFAISAYPILIATLLYGGAFGLEKVETHMWGGLLITLVIALVGIIASLPIGILLALGRRSTMPVIRSFSTIYIEIWRGVPLITVLFMASVMLPLFLAEGTDIDKLVRALIGVVMFASAYMAEVVRGGLQAIPKGQYEAADALGLTYWKKTILVILPQALKISIPSIVNTFISLFKDTSLVLIIGMFDVLGIGQTANTDPEWLGFATESYVFVAFVFWIFCSGMSRYSIWLEKRLHTGH from the coding sequence ATGAAAAAATATCATTTTAAGGAAGATGAAGCGCCACCTATCGACAACCATGGTGTCTTTTATTGGGCGAAGGAAAACCTGTTTAACAGTCCTTTAAATGTGGTGCTGACCATTGTCGTTTTGACGGCACTGTTTGCAGTAATCCCCCCTGTTGTCAGCTGGGTGATTATCCATGCCGATTGGGTCGGTCAAAGCCCAGAGGCATGCAGCAGCAGCGGCGCTTGTTGGGCTTTTATTGGTGTGCGTTGGGACCAGTTTATGTATGGGTTTTATCCCACTGAGGAGTTATGGCGACCGCAGCTTTTTTACGGCACGCTGGCGATATTGGTCGCGCTGCTTATGTACGATAAAACCCCTTATAAACGTTGGATAGGCGCGTTTGCCATCAGTGCTTACCCAATTTTGATTGCAACGCTACTGTATGGCGGTGCCTTTGGCTTAGAAAAAGTCGAAACCCATATGTGGGGCGGGCTACTAATTACCCTGGTCATTGCTCTGGTTGGCATTATTGCTTCTTTGCCTATTGGCATCCTATTGGCGCTTGGCCGCCGGTCTACCATGCCAGTCATACGATCGTTCAGCACGATTTATATTGAAATCTGGCGCGGCGTCCCGCTTATCACTGTGCTATTTATGGCATCGGTTATGTTGCCTTTATTTCTTGCCGAGGGCACAGACATCGATAAGTTGGTGAGAGCGCTGATTGGCGTAGTGATGTTTGCCTCTGCCTACATGGCTGAAGTGGTGCGAGGTGGGCTGCAAGCGATTCCCAAAGGCCAATATGAAGCGGCAGATGCGCTGGGGTTAACGTATTGGAAAAAAACTATCCTGGTTATTCTTCCTCAAGCGTTAAAAATTTCTATTCCATCGATTGTTAATACCTTTATTAGTCTCTTTAAAGATACCAGCCTGGTCTTAATTATTGGGATGTTTGATGTGCTAGGGATTGGGCAAACCGCAAACACTGATCCGGAGTGGCTAGGGTTTGCCACTGAAAGTTATGTGTTTGTGGCGTTTGTTTTCTGGATCTTCTGCTCGGGTATGTCTCGATATTCAATTTGGCTTGAAAAGCGCCTACATACGGGCCATTAA
- a CDS encoding HAD family hydrolase: MKNNQQLAMTAPINIAFFDLDETLIATDTKQAWLEYLCQRDLAPQNVVEQERQAYLDFKKARINLEQYMHVQLTPVRGQSTQTVERWVTDFIDRQVAPVVVPQALERIEWHRNRGDHCVLVSNTAAHLARPIGELLKLDTVIAIELETINGVYTGSISHCVRDFRGKHDYMQAWLSDRHDTVGHTYGYSDSHWDVPLLEQVDNAFAVNPDPHLSLHAQEKDWTIMEWARHDTIRD; this comes from the coding sequence ATGAAAAACAATCAGCAATTAGCTATGACGGCACCTATCAACATCGCATTTTTCGATCTCGACGAAACCCTTATCGCCACTGACACCAAGCAAGCGTGGCTTGAGTATCTTTGCCAGCGCGATCTCGCCCCACAAAATGTGGTTGAACAAGAAAGGCAAGCCTATCTCGATTTCAAAAAAGCGCGGATTAATCTTGAGCAATACATGCACGTTCAGCTCACGCCAGTGAGGGGGCAATCGACTCAAACTGTCGAGCGCTGGGTCACTGATTTTATCGATAGACAGGTCGCGCCAGTCGTGGTGCCCCAAGCATTAGAGCGGATTGAATGGCACCGTAACCGTGGTGATCACTGTGTGCTGGTGTCTAATACTGCCGCACACCTGGCAAGACCGATTGGCGAACTACTCAAACTCGATACCGTGATTGCGATTGAGCTCGAAACCATAAACGGGGTGTATACCGGCTCCATTTCTCATTGTGTGCGCGATTTTCGTGGTAAGCATGACTACATGCAGGCATGGCTATCTGACCGCCATGACACCGTCGGCCATACCTACGGCTACAGTGATTCGCACTGGGATGTGCCCTTGCTTGAGCAAGTTGATAATGCATTTGCAGTCAACCCCGACCCACACTTAAGCCTGCACGCGCAGGAGAAAGATTGGACTATAATGGAATGGGCCAGGCACGATACCATTCGTGATTGA
- a CDS encoding metal ABC transporter substrate-binding protein produces the protein MRKHLLIIAALLLSPIAHADQLKHADKLKVVTSFTILADMAANVAGEHAEVVSLTKPGAEIHNYQPTPGDILRAQSADVVMWNGLGLERWFKRFFQHIDKVPNVILSDGVEPIVIASGPYRGKPNPHAWMSPSDAMRYVDNIEQALIKYDPANQTHYQANAKAYKAQIQAVFARAQDALSAVPDAQRWLVSSEGAFSYLARDLNLNEAYLWPINAERQGTPQQVRALIDTVREHQVRAVFSESTVSDAPAKQVAAETDAHYGGILYVDSLSQADGPVPDYLSLLTVTTETVLAGLRHDAL, from the coding sequence ATGAGAAAACACCTGCTAATTATTGCGGCGCTCTTGCTCTCTCCGATAGCGCACGCCGACCAATTAAAACACGCGGACAAGCTAAAAGTGGTGACCAGCTTTACCATTCTGGCTGATATGGCCGCCAACGTAGCGGGCGAGCATGCCGAGGTAGTGTCGCTTACTAAACCCGGCGCGGAGATCCACAATTACCAACCCACTCCGGGAGATATTCTGCGTGCGCAAAGTGCGGATGTGGTGATGTGGAACGGATTAGGCTTAGAGCGCTGGTTCAAACGTTTTTTCCAGCACATTGATAAGGTGCCGAATGTGATCTTATCTGACGGGGTGGAGCCGATTGTGATTGCCTCGGGCCCGTATCGTGGCAAGCCCAACCCCCACGCGTGGATGTCGCCCTCTGATGCAATGCGATACGTTGATAACATCGAGCAAGCCCTGATTAAGTACGACCCTGCCAACCAAACGCACTACCAAGCCAATGCCAAAGCTTACAAGGCACAAATTCAAGCCGTGTTCGCGCGTGCGCAAGATGCTTTATCCGCTGTCCCCGACGCCCAGCGTTGGTTGGTGAGCAGTGAAGGCGCGTTTTCTTATCTGGCACGTGATTTGAACCTCAACGAAGCCTATTTATGGCCGATTAACGCTGAGCGCCAGGGCACACCGCAACAAGTGCGCGCGCTGATTGATACCGTGCGAGAACACCAAGTGCGTGCTGTCTTCTCCGAAAGCACCGTGTCTGATGCCCCCGCCAAACAAGTCGCCGCGGAGACCGACGCACACTATGGCGGCATTTTATATGTCGATTCGCTCAGTCAAGCTGACGGACCCGTGCCTGACTATCTATCCTTACTGACAGTTACCACAGAAACCGTGTTAGCGGGGTTGCGCCATGACGCACTATGA
- a CDS encoding C40 family peptidase, with the protein MIFGLIALLQAGCATQRDAATTADMPKPDKTISDQALDQALTQLYRQWQGTPYRWGGTSRQGIDCSAYTQRVYQEALATPLPRTTHGQAKTGYAIDYQSARQGDLVFFHIRPGLRHVGIFLGGQRFMHASSSKGVTVSRLDNPYWQARFWQFRRYF; encoded by the coding sequence ATGATATTTGGGCTCATCGCCCTATTGCAGGCAGGCTGTGCGACGCAGCGTGACGCCGCAACGACAGCTGACATGCCGAAACCGGACAAAACGATTAGCGATCAAGCGCTAGACCAAGCACTCACCCAACTTTATCGTCAGTGGCAAGGCACACCTTATCGGTGGGGAGGTACCTCACGCCAAGGCATCGATTGCTCAGCCTATACGCAACGCGTCTATCAAGAAGCGCTCGCCACACCACTACCGCGCACCACCCACGGCCAAGCAAAAACCGGCTATGCCATTGATTATCAATCCGCACGCCAAGGGGATCTGGTGTTTTTTCATATTCGCCCCGGCCTTCGCCATGTGGGCATCTTTCTGGGTGGACAGCGTTTTATGCATGCTTCCTCCTCAAAGGGCGTGACAGTGTCACGATTAGATAACCCGTATTGGCAAGCGCGCTTCTGGCAATTCCGTCGTTATTTCTGA
- a CDS encoding DNA-3-methyladenine glycosylase I: MDICQWAQQSEAERAYHDSEWGVPTFDDQAVFEFICLEGAQAGLSWRLILQKRAAYRAAFCDFDFYQLADVVEPNTAEIMANHEIVRNRLKVASVFTNAKAAVRLVEEYGSLAKALWQFTGGVPIVNQHQSDADVATATDESRAMSRFLKKRGFKFVGETICYSLMQALGMVNDHVVTCPRYQPCCELADSVKASPQK, encoded by the coding sequence ATGGACATTTGCCAATGGGCACAACAAAGCGAGGCTGAGCGGGCATACCACGATAGCGAGTGGGGCGTACCCACGTTTGATGATCAAGCGGTGTTTGAGTTTATTTGTTTAGAGGGCGCACAAGCAGGGTTAAGTTGGCGACTGATTTTGCAAAAGCGTGCGGCTTATCGCGCGGCTTTCTGTGATTTCGACTTCTATCAACTTGCAGACGTGGTTGAGCCGAATACCGCTGAGATCATGGCCAACCACGAGATTGTCCGCAATCGCTTGAAAGTGGCTTCTGTGTTTACCAATGCCAAGGCAGCGGTGAGGCTGGTGGAAGAGTATGGATCCTTGGCGAAGGCACTGTGGCAGTTCACTGGCGGCGTACCGATTGTGAATCAGCACCAATCAGATGCCGATGTGGCGACCGCGACCGACGAGTCCCGCGCCATGAGTCGCTTTTTGAAAAAGCGTGGGTTTAAGTTTGTGGGCGAGACGATTTGTTATTCGCTGATGCAAGCGCTCGGTATGGTCAATGATCATGTCGTCACGTGTCCGCGGTATCAACCCTGTTGCGAGCTGGCTGACTCGGTAAAAGCCTCGCCTCAGAAATAA
- the folX gene encoding dihydroneopterin triphosphate 2'-epimerase translates to MNDAVIKVTNLRLRTYIGFNPDEQEKKQDVVINVEIHYPGHKACEEDNVDDALNYKVITKAIIDYVENGRFLLLEKLVAGVLDIARDHHWVRYAQVTIDKPHALRFADSVSLSLSWTADES, encoded by the coding sequence ATGAACGACGCTGTCATTAAAGTTACCAACCTGCGCCTGCGTACTTACATTGGCTTTAATCCCGACGAGCAAGAGAAAAAGCAAGATGTGGTGATCAATGTTGAGATCCACTATCCCGGCCACAAAGCCTGTGAAGAAGACAACGTGGATGATGCGCTTAACTACAAAGTGATCACTAAAGCGATCATCGACTATGTCGAAAACGGTCGCTTTTTATTGCTGGAGAAGCTTGTCGCCGGCGTACTAGACATTGCGCGTGACCACCATTGGGTGCGTTATGCGCAAGTCACCATTGATAAGCCCCACGCACTCCGCTTCGCCGATTCAGTTTCACTCAGTTTAAGCTGGACCGCCGACGAGTCGTAA
- a CDS encoding sensor domain-containing diguanylate cyclase, translating into MGFLRSSVVRMGTPIVLLLLLAASYQPLIASLAPYYNLIYAAPYFLLFTALLLSHLFKSARVGMMVVILLAGYTVILTRLQSPLNHGTTYMEYLLLTVALPINLLYMIIVRDQKLTSRFGLFFFLAIGMEIGWCALLVQQFGELSTYLHQHPVLVRVTSVSPMPLLLIVLLSILVCVSTIRLLRKNSIEDHAAFVSVLCGVTTLVFFNVPFISSLIFSLAGVLLIANQVSLSHQLAFIDGLTEIAGRRALEDELKHLGRQYTLAMLDVDHFKKFNDKYGHETGDDVLKLVAKHMAHCEGGASAFRYGGEEFTLLFKGKTTEHCLPFLDALREDIANYPLVLRDESRPHDDKQGRQKRGHASGKKPVNITVSIGYADASQADTPDEVLQLADKALYKAKEAGRNCIKGSV; encoded by the coding sequence ATGGGGTTTTTGCGTTCATCTGTGGTCCGTATGGGGACCCCCATTGTTTTATTACTGCTGCTTGCCGCGAGCTATCAACCCTTGATTGCCTCGTTAGCCCCCTATTACAACTTAATTTACGCCGCGCCATATTTTCTGTTATTCACCGCGCTACTTTTAAGCCACTTATTCAAAAGCGCCCGCGTCGGTATGATGGTGGTGATATTGTTAGCGGGATACACAGTGATCCTCACGCGACTGCAATCGCCACTCAATCATGGCACGACCTACATGGAGTACTTGCTGCTCACGGTCGCCCTTCCGATTAACTTGCTGTATATGATCATCGTGCGCGATCAAAAACTCACCTCTCGGTTTGGTCTGTTCTTTTTCCTCGCCATTGGTATGGAAATCGGTTGGTGTGCGCTTCTCGTGCAGCAATTCGGTGAGCTGTCCACCTATCTCCATCAACACCCAGTATTAGTAAGAGTGACGTCAGTGAGCCCCATGCCACTGCTGCTGATCGTGCTGCTTTCTATTTTGGTCTGTGTCAGTACCATTCGACTGTTGCGCAAAAATAGCATCGAAGATCATGCCGCTTTTGTCAGCGTATTATGCGGTGTCACAACCCTCGTATTTTTTAACGTGCCTTTCATTTCTTCGCTGATATTTTCGTTGGCGGGCGTGTTATTGATTGCCAACCAAGTATCACTCAGCCACCAGCTGGCCTTTATTGATGGGCTTACCGAAATTGCCGGTCGTCGCGCACTTGAAGACGAGCTCAAACATCTAGGCCGCCAATATACCCTTGCGATGCTCGACGTTGACCACTTTAAAAAATTTAACGATAAATACGGCCACGAAACAGGCGATGATGTTCTTAAGCTTGTCGCCAAACATATGGCGCATTGTGAAGGAGGCGCCAGTGCCTTTCGTTACGGCGGCGAAGAATTTACGTTGTTGTTTAAAGGAAAAACCACCGAACACTGCCTGCCGTTTCTCGACGCCTTGCGTGAGGATATCGCCAATTACCCCTTAGTGCTGCGTGATGAGTCTCGTCCTCATGATGACAAGCAAGGCCGGCAAAAGCGCGGACATGCTAGCGGAAAAAAACCGGTCAACATTACGGTTAGTATTGGCTATGCCGATGCCTCGCAAGCCGACACCCCCGACGAGGTACTGCAGCTGGCCGATAAGGCGTTGTACAAAGCCAAAGAGGCCGGGCGTAACTGCATTAAAGGCAGTGTATAA
- a CDS encoding YceI family protein — protein MKKLMLAMGMSAATLLSGPALADTYMIDTKGAHASVNFKVPHLGYSFIKGRFNQFDGQFEFDPNNIGASSVSVTIDTTSVDSNHAERDKHIRSGDFLDVGEYGQASFESTNVTDNGDGSMTIAGDLTLHGQTKPIEIDAELVGHGEDPWGNYRAGFMGNTRLELEDFGIPTMGPATYVDMELHVEGIRQ, from the coding sequence ATGAAAAAACTCATGTTAGCCATGGGAATGAGCGCCGCGACACTCTTATCTGGGCCTGCACTTGCAGACACTTATATGATTGACACCAAGGGCGCACACGCCTCGGTCAACTTCAAAGTGCCACACCTGGGTTACAGCTTTATCAAAGGTCGCTTTAATCAGTTTGACGGCCAGTTTGAATTCGACCCAAATAACATTGGCGCATCAAGTGTGTCGGTGACGATTGATACAACCAGTGTCGATTCTAACCACGCTGAGCGTGATAAGCACATTCGTAGCGGTGACTTCTTGGATGTAGGCGAATATGGCCAAGCATCCTTTGAAAGCACCAACGTCACCGACAACGGCGACGGCTCAATGACCATTGCAGGCGATCTCACCTTGCATGGCCAAACCAAGCCGATTGAAATCGACGCGGAACTGGTCGGCCACGGTGAAGATCCATGGGGCAACTACCGCGCAGGCTTTATGGGTAACACCCGTCTTGAACTCGAAGACTTCGGTATTCCTACCATGGGCCCTGCCACCTATGTTGATATGGAGCTGCACGTAGAAGGTATTCGCCAGTAA
- a CDS encoding amino acid ABC transporter substrate-binding protein produces the protein MLTAAAISTNVFAAESGSTLDKVKSQGYLTCGVSTGLPGFSNPDSDGEWKGIDVAYCQAVAAAVLEDKEKVKFVPLTAKERFTALQSGEVDVLSRNTTWTLHRDTALGLNFVGTTFYDGQGFMVSKELGVDNASQLDGASICIQSGTTTELNVADYFRKNGMSFNPVVFDTASQTAAGFDSGRCDVLTSDTSQLYALRLNLKDPSSAVVLPDIISKEPLGPVVRQGDDAWFNVAKWVLFSLINAEEYGITSENADDMLKSNDPNIQRILGVDGPKGKSLGLPDMWGYNVVKQVGNYGELFESQVGSGSPLNISRGVNALWSDGGFMYAPPIR, from the coding sequence ATGCTGACAGCGGCAGCGATATCGACAAATGTCTTTGCTGCTGAATCCGGTTCAACCTTGGATAAGGTTAAATCACAAGGCTATTTGACCTGTGGTGTGAGCACGGGGTTGCCAGGCTTTTCCAACCCTGACTCTGACGGTGAGTGGAAAGGGATTGATGTGGCGTATTGTCAAGCCGTGGCGGCTGCTGTCCTGGAAGACAAGGAAAAAGTGAAGTTTGTGCCTTTAACGGCCAAAGAGCGCTTCACGGCATTGCAATCGGGCGAAGTGGATGTCTTATCGCGCAATACCACGTGGACATTGCACCGTGATACGGCGCTTGGCTTAAACTTTGTCGGCACTACTTTCTATGATGGTCAGGGCTTTATGGTTTCGAAAGAACTGGGGGTGGATAATGCCAGCCAGTTGGACGGTGCGTCGATTTGTATTCAATCTGGCACCACCACGGAATTAAACGTGGCTGACTATTTCCGCAAAAATGGCATGTCTTTTAACCCTGTCGTTTTCGATACCGCCTCGCAAACGGCGGCTGGTTTTGACTCCGGGCGTTGTGATGTCCTCACCTCAGACACGTCGCAGCTTTATGCGCTGCGCTTGAATTTGAAAGATCCCTCGTCTGCGGTTGTACTGCCTGACATTATTTCAAAAGAGCCACTTGGACCGGTGGTTAGGCAGGGCGATGATGCCTGGTTTAATGTGGCGAAGTGGGTATTGTTCTCGCTGATCAATGCAGAAGAATATGGGATCACCTCTGAGAACGCCGATGACATGTTGAAATCGAATGATCCGAACATTCAGCGAATCCTCGGCGTTGATGGCCCTAAAGGAAAGTCGCTCGGCTTACCGGACATGTGGGGGTACAACGTTGTCAAACAAGTGGGCAACTATGGCGAGTTGTTTGAGTCGCAAGTGGGTTCCGGTTCACCATTAAACATTTCACGTGGCGTGAACGCACTGTGGAGTGATGGTGGCTTTATGTATGCACCGCCAATTCGTTAA
- the folM gene encoding dihydromonapterin reductase, which translates to MTKKHLLITGAGQRIGYALACHFLYQGHQVTLSYRTERPQVADLRARGAHCLQADFSSDEGVYAFIESLDAMHPTFDTVIHNASSWDSETQSQDIATLFDNMMQIHAKTPYLINMAAARWMQQGDIIHLTDYVAQKGSAKHTAYATSKAALENLTLSFAQKLAPHIKVNSISPALIMFNEGDDEAYRDKARRKSILGTVPGEQEVVNACEFILASQHMTGQSIKLDGGRHLM; encoded by the coding sequence GTGACAAAAAAGCATCTCTTGATCACTGGCGCCGGGCAGCGTATCGGCTATGCACTGGCCTGCCACTTTCTTTATCAAGGTCATCAAGTGACCCTATCTTATCGCACCGAGCGGCCTCAAGTGGCTGACTTACGTGCACGCGGCGCACACTGTCTCCAAGCCGACTTTTCCTCTGATGAGGGCGTCTACGCATTTATCGAGTCACTCGATGCGATGCATCCGACCTTCGATACCGTCATACACAACGCATCGTCGTGGGATAGCGAAACGCAAAGCCAAGATATTGCCACGTTATTCGATAATATGATGCAAATTCACGCCAAAACGCCTTATCTGATTAACATGGCCGCGGCCCGCTGGATGCAACAAGGTGATATTATTCACCTCACCGACTATGTCGCGCAAAAGGGCAGCGCAAAACACACTGCCTACGCAACCAGCAAAGCCGCATTAGAAAACCTCACACTCTCGTTCGCACAAAAATTAGCACCACACATAAAAGTAAACAGCATTTCACCTGCGCTGATCATGTTTAACGAGGGCGATGATGAGGCCTATCGTGATAAAGCTCGCCGTAAATCGATTTTGGGCACCGTACCGGGCGAACAGGAAGTAGTGAACGCCTGCGAGTTTATTCTCGCCAGTCAGCATATGACTGGCCAGTCCATCAAGTTGGATGGCGGACGCCATCTCATGTAA